From a single Pelmatolapia mariae isolate MD_Pm_ZW linkage group LG20, Pm_UMD_F_2, whole genome shotgun sequence genomic region:
- the LOC134618384 gene encoding P2Y purinoceptor 1-like — MSNNCTSVEYDFENKILPSIYTVVFIIGLGANGWGMKSMLQKQKKVGNNVFLLNIGLANFLFLPTLPFLSAYYFMKSNWIFGDAFCKITRFCFNLNLYGSIGFLTCISVDRYLAIVHPLKAMGRMTVRNTVAISVVVWLLVSVQSLPDMLYLKTSTNNTTKRNETAKCYHTTSTQYVEDYLIYSLGQTVTGFCIPFLILLGCYGHVILVLCQSNTIDKEVKQRSLKLLFILILLFSVCYIPYHIFRNLNLYARGLLKKQKCPTWNNGVFSAHQISRGLVCLNSVLNPLVYLHITDISTQFNQLLWRSCRMLNRLTVSRYGSVQATQYTQD, encoded by the coding sequence ATGTCTAATAATTGTACTTCTGTTGAATatgactttgaaaacaaaattcTACCGTCCATTTACACCGTGGTATTCATTATTGGTCTGGGAGCTAATGGATGGGGGATGAAGTCGATGCTGCAGAAACAGAAGAAAGTTGGAAACaatgtgtttcttttaaacATTGGACTTGCCAATTTTTTGTTCCTTCCAACACTTCCATTTTTGTCAGCATACTATTTTATGAAGAGTAATTGGATATTTGGAGATGCCTTCTGCAAGATCACAAGATTCTGCTTCAACTTGAATTTATACGGCAGCATCGGGTTCCTCACCTGTATAAGTGTGGACAGGTATCTGGCTATTGTCCATCCACTGAAAGCGATGGGAAGGATGACTGTACGTAACACTGTGGCTATCTCAGTTGTGGTTTGGCTGTTGGTGAGTGTTCAAAGTCTTCCAGACATGCTCTACCTCAaaacatccacaaacaacaccaCCAAAAGAAATGAAACTGCAAAATGCTACCATACAACCTCTACACAGTATGTCGAGGATTACCTGATATACAGTCTTGGACAGACAGTCACTGGGTTTTGCATCCCGTTCCTTATCCTACTTGGCTGCTATGGACATGTGATTTTGGTTCTGTGCCAAAGTAATACCATTGACAAGGAAGTAAAACAAAGAAGCTTAAagttgttatttattttgattCTTCTGTTCTCAGTTTGTTACATCCCATATCATATTTTTAGGAACCTCAACCTTTATGCAAGAGGATtattaaaaaagcagaaatgccCTACATGGAATAATGGAGTCTTCAGTGCTCATCAGATAAGTCGTGGTCTTGTGTGTCTGAATAGTGTTTTGAACCCCCTGGTTTACCTCCATATCACGGATATTTCTACTCAGTTCAATCAGCTTCTCTGGCGATCTTGTCGTATGTTAAATCGTCTGACTGTATCAAGATATGGCAGTGTGCAGGCGACACAGTATACACAAGACTAG
- the LOC134618385 gene encoding P2Y purinoceptor 1-like encodes MNNSSCTSVNFNFHEHKILPAIYAFVIIVGLGGNGLGLKSMLQKKKKLRHINLFLLNLGVANFLFLLTLPFLSSYYFMDSKWIFGDAFCKITRFCFNLNLYGSIGFLTCISVYRYLAIVHPLKVMGRITVTHSVAISVLVWLLVIVQSLPDIFFSKNSPNQTEKCYHTTSNEYVEDYLKYSVGWTLTGFVMPLLILLGCYGHVTLVLCHANTIKEVVKKRVLKLLFILSLLFSVCYIPYHIFKNLSLYSRVLSKQGKCPDWNEGVFGAHQISRGIVCLNSVLTPLVYLHVKDFPTRFQQLLQRTRQIFNWPKSRSGRIPVTQSDKV; translated from the coding sequence ATGAATAACAGTTCCTGTACTTCAGTCAACTTTAACTTCCATGAACACAAAATTCTACCTGCCATTTATGCCTTTGTTATCATTGTTGGTCTGGGAGGAAATGGATTGGGACTAAAGTCGAtgctgcaaaaaaagaagaaacttcGACACATTAATTTGTTCCTTCTGAATCTTGGAGTTGCTAATTTTTTATTCCTGCTAACACTCCCATTTTTGTCATCGTACTACTTTATGGACAGTAAATGGATATTTGGAGATGCCTTCTGCAAGATCACAAGATTCTGCTTCAACTTGAACTTATACGGCAGCATTGGATTCCTCACCTGTATAAGTGTGTACAGGTACCTGGCTATTGTCCATCCACTGAAAGTGATGGGACGAATAACTGTGACTCACTCTGTGGCTATCTCAGTTTTGGTTTGGCTGTTGGTGATTGTTCAAAGTCTTCCAGACATCTTCTTCTCCAAAAACTCACCAAATCAAACTGAAAAATGCTACCATACCACCTCTAACGAGTATGTGGAGGATTATCTGAAATACAGTGTGGGTTGGACATTGACTGGGTTTGTTATGCCACTCCTTATTTTACTTGGCTGCTATGGACACGTGACTCTAGTTCTCTGTCATGCAAATACCATAAAGGAGGTGGTGAAAAAACGAGTGTTAAAGTTGTTATTCATCTTGAGCCTTCTCTTCTCGGTTTGTTACATCCCCTATCATATTTTCAAGAACCTCAGCCTTTATTCAAGAGTTTTGTCAAAACAGGGAAAATGTCCAGATTGGAATGAGGGAGTCTTTGGGGCTCATCAAATAAGTCGTGGAATTGTGTGTTTGAACAGTGTTTTGACTCCCCTGGTTTACCTCCATGTAAAGGATTTCCCTACTCGATTCCAACAGCTGCTCCAGCGAACTCGCCAGATCTTTAATTGGCCTAAATCAAGGAGTGGCAGAATCCCTGTGACACAGTCTGATAAAGTTTAA
- the LOC134618387 gene encoding P2Y purinoceptor 1-like: MSGIATSKTSFFHSDYEHVTLTAVYTFVFIIGLGANGWAVRSLMQKWKILGHINVFLLNLGIANLLFLPTLPFLSAYYFMKNKWIFGDAFCKITRFCFNLNLYGSIGFLTCISVYRYLAIVHPMRVMGRLTVTLSVAISVVVWLLVSVQSLPDMFYPKTSANNTDTNKTEKCHHTTSTEHVENYLKYSVGWTLTGFVMPLLTLLGCYGHVTLVLCHKNTINKVVKQRSLRLLFILILLFSVCYIPYHIFKNLSLYSRVLIKHRMRPTWDEGVFCAHQISRGLVCLNSVLNPLVYLHVMDIPAQIRQMLQRFRQTFTRLFVSNYVSVPVAQTANTAIS, translated from the coding sequence ATGTCAGGAATAGCAACGAGTAAAACTTCCTTCTTTCATTCAGACTATGAACATGTAACTCTGACTGCTGTTTACacctttgtttttatcattgGTCTGGGAGCTAACGGATGGGCGGTGAGGTCCTTGATGCAGAAATGGAAAATTCTTGGACACATTAATGTGTTTCTTCTAAACCTTGGAATTGCTAATCTTTTGTTCCTGCCAACTCTCCCATTTTTGTCAGCATACTACTTTATGAAGAATAAATGGATCTTTGGAGATGCCTTCTGCAAGATCACAAGATTCTGCTTCAACTTGAATTTATACGGCAGCATTGGATTTCTCACCTGTATAAGTGTGTACAGGTACCTGGCTATTGTCCATCCAATGAGGGTGATGGGAAGATTAACCGTCACTCTCTCTGTAGCTATCTCAGTCGTGGTTTGGCTGTTGGTGAGTGTTCAAAGTCTTCCAGATATGTTCTACCCAAAAACCTCCGCAAACAACActgatacaaataaaactgaaaaatgtcacCATACCACCTCTACAGAGCATGTTGAGAATTACCTGAAATACAGTGTGGGTTGGACATTGACTGGGTTTGTTATGCCACTCCTTACCTTACTTGGCTGCTATGGACACGTGACTCTTGTTCTCTGCCACAAAAATACCATTAATAAGGTGGTGAAACAAAGAAGCTTAAGGTTGTTGTTCATTTTGATTTTGCTCTTCTCAGTTTGTTACATTCCCtaccatatttttaaaaacctcaGCCTTTATTCAAGAGTTTTGATAAAACACAGGATGCGTCCAACATGGGATGAGGGAGTCTTCTGTGCTCATCAGATCAGTCGTGGTCTTGTGTGTCTGAATAGTGTTTTGAACCCCCTGGTTTACCTCCATGTCATGGATATTCCTGCTCAAATCAGACAGATGCTTCAGCGGTTTCGTCAGACATTTACTCGTTTGTTTGTGTCAAACTATGTCAGTGTGCCTGTGGCACAAACTGCAAACACAGCAATATCttaa
- the LOC134618389 gene encoding P2Y purinoceptor 1-like, with amino-acid sequence MNNSSCTSVNLKLHEHKILPAIYAFVIIVGLGGNGLGLKSMLQKKKKFRHINLFLLNLGVSNFLFLLTLPFLSVYYFMDSKWIFGDAFCKITRFCFNLNLYGSIGFLTCISVYRYLAIVHPLKAMGRITVTHSVAISVLVWLLVSAQSLPDIFFSKNSPNKTEKCYHTTSNEYVEDYLKYSVGWTLTGFVMPLLILLGCYGHVTLVLCHANTIKEVVKKRVLKLLFILSLLFSVCYIPYHIFKNLSLYSRVLSKQGKCPDWDEGVFGAHQISRGIVCLNSVLTPLVYLHVKDFPTRFQQLLQRTRQIFNWPKSRSGRIPVTQSDKV; translated from the coding sequence ATGAATAACAGTTCCTGTACTTCAGTCAACTTAAAACTCCATGAACACAAAATTCTACCTGCCATTTATGCCTTTGTTATCATTGTTGGTCTGGGAGGAAATGGATTGGGACTAAAGTCGATGctgcagaaaaagaagaaatttcGACACATTAATCTGTTCCTTCTGAATCTTGGAGTTTCTAATTTTTTATTCCTGCTAACACTCCCATTTTTGTCAGTGTACTACTTTATGGACAGTAAATGGATATTTGGAGATGCCTTCTGCAAGATCACAAGATTCTGCTTCAACTTGAATTTATACGGCAGCATTGGATTCCTCACCTGTATAAGTGTGTACAGGTACCTGGCTATTGTCCATCCACTGAAAGCGATGGGACGAATAACTGTGACTCACTCTGTGGCTATCTCAGTTTTGGTTTGGCTGTTGGTGAGCGCTCAAAGTCTTCCAGATATTTTCTTCTCCAAAAACTCaccaaataaaactgaaaaatgctaCCATACCACCTCTAACGAGTATGTGGAGGATTATCTGAAATACAGTGTGGGCTGGACATTGACTGGGTTTGTTATGCCACTCCTTATTTTACTTGGCTGCTATGGACATGTGACTCTTGTTCTCTGTCATGCAAATACCATAAAGGAGGTGGTGAAAAAACGAGTATTAAAGTTATTATTCATCTTGAGCCTTCTCTTCTCGGTTTGTTACATCCCCTATCATATTTTCAAGAACCTCAGCCTTTATTCAAGAGTTTTGTCAAAACAGGGGAAATGTCCAGATTGGGATGAGGGAGTCTTTGGGGCTCACCAGATAAGTCGTGGAATTGTGTGTTTGAACAGTGTTTTGACTCCCCTGGTTTACCTCCATGTAAAGGATTTCCCTACTCGATTCCAACAGCTGCTCCAGCGAACTCGCCAGATCTTTAATTGGCCTAAATCAAGGAGTGGCAGAATCCCTGTGACACAGTCTGATAAAGTTTAA